The Desulfomicrobium escambiense DSM 10707 genomic sequence AATAGGCGACGTGCTTGAATGCAAGGTTGGATCAAGAATTTCAATCAAAGAGAAAAAAACAGGGAAAGACAACGTCATCATCATTAACTCTGAAATTTTTAGTGCACTTGAGGATTATCTGAATGATATTCCGAAAATCCCCGAACACTATCTGTTCAAGAGTAGAAAAGGCAAGAATTCCCCATTAACAACATATGCCGTGATGAATTACATCAAAGATTGGTGCAGAAAACTCAACATTAAAACTCATGTTGGGGCGCATACATTAAGAAAGACCTTTTGCTATCAACAAAGGAAAATCCACGGAACAAGTTGGGAGGTGCTCGCAAAGAGACTCAACCATTCTTCACCTGCAATAACTCGACGTTACTTAGGAATAAAAGAAGAGGAAGT encodes the following:
- a CDS encoding tyrosine-type recombinase/integrase produces the protein MKVEAITEQRDIKRIKKLLQDNSRDRLLFILGINTGLRAQDILALKIGDVLECKVGSRISIKEKKTGKDNVIIINSEIFSALEDYLNDIPKIPEHYLFKSRKGKNSPLTTYAVMNYIKDWCRKLNIKTHVGAHTLRKTFCYQQRKIHGTSWEVLAKRLNHSSPAITRRYLGIKEEEVEEILMHSI